A genomic stretch from Thauera sp. GDN1 includes:
- the greA gene encoding transcription elongation factor GreA produces MNKTPLTVAGAEKLRAELHRLKTVERPNVIAAIAEARSHGDLSENAEYEAAKDRQGFIEGRIMEVEAKLANAQIIDPKLLDADGRCVFGATVELEDMDSGQIVTYQIVGDDEADIKANKISISSPIARALIGKYAGDIAEVQAPGGVREYEVIDVRYI; encoded by the coding sequence ATGAACAAGACTCCGCTTACCGTGGCCGGCGCCGAGAAGCTGCGCGCCGAGCTTCACCGCCTGAAAACCGTCGAGCGCCCCAACGTGATCGCCGCGATCGCCGAGGCGCGCTCGCACGGCGACCTGTCGGAGAACGCCGAGTACGAGGCGGCCAAGGATCGCCAGGGCTTCATCGAGGGCCGGATCATGGAGGTCGAGGCCAAGCTGGCCAACGCCCAGATCATCGATCCCAAGCTGCTCGACGCCGACGGCCGCTGCGTGTTCGGCGCCACCGTCGAACTCGAGGACATGGACTCGGGCCAGATCGTGACCTACCAGATCGTCGGCGACGACGAGGCCGACATCAAGGCCAACAAGATCTCGATCAGCTCGCCGATCGCGCGCGCGCTGATCGGCAAGTACGCGGGCGACATCGCCGAGGTCCAGGCCCCGGGCGGCGTGCGCGAGTACGAGGTGATCGACGTCCGCTACATCTGA
- the carB gene encoding carbamoyl-phosphate synthase large subunit: MPKRTDIKSILIIGAGPIIIGQACEFDYSGAQACKALREEGYRVILVNSNPATIMTDPETADVTYIEPITWQVVERIIDKERPDAILPTMGGQTALNCALDLGRHGVLAKYGVELIGASEEAIDKAEDRLKFKDAMTKIGLGSARSGIAHSMEEALQVQGGIGFPVIIRPSFTLGGTGGGIAYNMEEFQEICKRGLEASPTNELLIEESLLGWKEYEMEVVRDRADNCIIVCSIENLDPMGVHTGDSITVAPSQTLTDKEYQIMRNASIAVLREIGVDTGGSNVQFAINPKDGRMIVIEMNPRVSRSSALASKATGFPIAKVAAKLAVGYTLDELKNDITGGATPASFEPSIDYVVTKIPRFAFEKFPQANDRLTTQMKSVGEVMAMGRSFQESFQKALRGLEVGAYGLDEIEADSADLEHELSSAGPQRIWYVGQAFREGMTLEQVHNLTKIDPWFLAQIEDIVLSEKALAGRSLKALQAAELRELKKKGFSDRRLAKLLNADETAVRLHRHTLGVRPVFKRVDTCAAEFATSTAYMYSCYEEECEAHPTDKKKIMVLGGGPNRIGQGIEFDYCCVHAALALREDGYETIMVNCNPETVSTDYDTSDRLYFEPITLEDLLEIVHIEKPVGVIVQFGGQTPLKRAQALQDNGVPIIGTSPDMIDAAEDRERFQKLLNDLGLRQPPNRTARTPEEAVRLAAEIGYPLVVRPSYVLGGRAMEIVHEQKDLERYMREAVKVSNESPVLLDRFLNDATEVDVDALSDGKQVMIGGIMEHIEQAGVHSGDSACSLPPYTLSAALQDELRRQTEAMARALNVVGLMNVQFAIQGEGDNAVVYVLEVNPRASRTVPFVSKACSLPLAKVAARCMAGQSLESQGVTGEIVPPYYSVKEAVFPFVKFPGVDTILGPEMKSTGEVMGVGRSFAEAFVKSQIGAGVKLPTSGTVFISVKPSDRPVAVEVARELHDLGFTLVATRGTASVIEAAGIPVAVVNKVNEGRPHIVDMIKNEEIAMVINTVEEKRQAITDSRSIRTSALAAKLSIFTTIEGARAACMGMRHLAGGLEVYSVQSLHQELNQQA, encoded by the coding sequence ATGCCGAAACGTACAGACATAAAGAGCATCCTGATCATCGGCGCCGGCCCGATCATCATCGGCCAGGCCTGCGAGTTCGACTATTCCGGCGCCCAGGCCTGCAAGGCCCTGCGCGAGGAAGGTTACCGCGTCATCCTGGTCAACTCGAACCCGGCGACGATCATGACCGACCCGGAGACGGCCGACGTCACCTACATCGAGCCGATCACCTGGCAGGTGGTCGAGCGCATCATCGACAAGGAGCGCCCGGACGCGATCCTGCCGACCATGGGCGGCCAGACCGCGCTCAACTGCGCGCTCGACCTCGGCCGCCACGGCGTGCTCGCCAAGTACGGCGTCGAGCTGATCGGCGCGTCGGAAGAGGCGATCGACAAGGCCGAGGACCGCCTGAAGTTCAAGGACGCGATGACCAAGATCGGCCTCGGCTCCGCGCGCTCGGGCATCGCCCACAGCATGGAAGAGGCGCTGCAGGTGCAGGGCGGCATCGGCTTCCCGGTGATCATCCGCCCGAGCTTCACGCTCGGCGGCACCGGCGGCGGCATCGCCTACAACATGGAAGAGTTCCAGGAGATCTGCAAGCGCGGTCTCGAGGCCAGCCCGACCAACGAGCTGCTGATCGAGGAGTCGCTGCTGGGCTGGAAGGAATACGAGATGGAAGTCGTGCGCGACCGCGCCGACAACTGCATCATCGTGTGCTCGATCGAGAACCTGGATCCGATGGGCGTGCACACCGGCGACTCGATCACCGTCGCCCCGTCGCAGACGCTGACCGACAAGGAATACCAGATCATGCGCAACGCCTCGATCGCGGTGCTGCGCGAGATCGGGGTGGATACCGGTGGTTCGAACGTGCAGTTCGCCATCAACCCCAAGGACGGTCGCATGATCGTCATCGAGATGAACCCGCGCGTGTCGCGTTCGTCGGCGCTGGCCTCCAAGGCCACCGGCTTCCCGATCGCCAAGGTCGCGGCCAAGCTGGCGGTGGGCTACACGCTGGACGAGCTCAAGAACGACATCACCGGCGGCGCGACCCCGGCGTCCTTCGAGCCCTCGATCGACTACGTCGTCACCAAGATCCCGCGCTTCGCGTTCGAGAAGTTCCCGCAGGCCAACGACCGCCTGACCACGCAGATGAAGTCGGTGGGCGAGGTCATGGCCATGGGCCGCAGCTTCCAGGAGTCCTTCCAGAAGGCCCTGCGCGGCCTGGAAGTGGGTGCCTACGGCCTGGACGAGATCGAGGCCGACAGCGCCGACCTCGAGCACGAGCTCTCCAGCGCCGGCCCGCAGCGCATCTGGTACGTCGGCCAGGCCTTCCGCGAGGGCATGACGCTGGAGCAGGTGCATAACCTGACCAAGATCGACCCCTGGTTCCTCGCCCAGATCGAGGACATCGTGCTGTCCGAGAAGGCGCTCGCCGGCCGCTCGCTGAAGGCGCTGCAGGCCGCCGAGCTGCGCGAGCTGAAGAAGAAGGGCTTCTCCGACCGCCGCCTGGCCAAGCTGCTCAACGCCGACGAGACCGCGGTGCGCCTGCACCGCCACACGCTGGGCGTGCGCCCGGTGTTCAAGCGCGTCGATACCTGTGCGGCCGAGTTCGCCACCTCCACCGCCTACATGTACTCGTGCTACGAGGAAGAGTGCGAGGCGCACCCGACCGACAAGAAGAAGATCATGGTGCTCGGCGGCGGTCCGAACCGCATCGGCCAGGGTATCGAGTTCGACTACTGCTGCGTCCATGCCGCGCTCGCCCTGCGCGAGGACGGCTACGAGACCATCATGGTCAACTGCAACCCCGAGACCGTGTCGACCGACTACGACACCTCGGACCGCCTGTACTTCGAGCCGATCACGCTCGAGGACCTGCTCGAGATCGTGCACATCGAGAAGCCGGTCGGCGTGATCGTGCAGTTCGGCGGCCAGACCCCGCTCAAGCGCGCCCAGGCGCTGCAGGACAATGGCGTGCCGATCATCGGCACCAGCCCGGACATGATCGACGCCGCCGAGGACCGCGAGCGCTTCCAGAAGCTGCTCAACGACCTCGGCTTGCGCCAGCCGCCCAACCGCACCGCGCGCACGCCGGAAGAGGCCGTGCGCCTGGCGGCCGAGATCGGCTACCCGCTGGTGGTGCGCCCGTCCTACGTGCTCGGCGGCCGCGCGATGGAAATCGTGCATGAGCAGAAGGACCTCGAGCGCTACATGCGCGAGGCGGTCAAGGTCTCGAACGAGTCGCCGGTGCTGCTCGACCGCTTCCTCAACGACGCCACCGAGGTGGACGTCGATGCGCTGTCCGACGGCAAGCAGGTGATGATCGGCGGCATCATGGAGCACATCGAACAGGCCGGCGTGCACTCGGGCGACTCCGCCTGCTCGCTGCCGCCCTACACGCTGTCGGCCGCGCTGCAGGACGAGCTGCGCCGCCAGACCGAGGCGATGGCGCGCGCGCTCAACGTCGTCGGCCTGATGAACGTGCAGTTCGCGATCCAGGGCGAGGGCGACAACGCCGTCGTCTATGTGCTGGAAGTGAACCCGCGCGCCTCGCGTACCGTGCCCTTCGTTTCCAAGGCCTGCTCGCTGCCGCTGGCCAAGGTCGCCGCGCGCTGCATGGCCGGCCAGAGCCTGGAAAGCCAGGGCGTGACCGGCGAGATCGTGCCGCCGTACTACTCGGTCAAGGAAGCGGTGTTCCCGTTCGTGAAGTTCCCGGGCGTGGATACCATCCTCGGGCCGGAGATGAAGTCGACCGGCGAGGTCATGGGCGTGGGCCGCAGCTTCGCCGAAGCCTTCGTCAAGAGCCAGATCGGCGCCGGCGTCAAGCTGCCGACTTCCGGCACGGTGTTCATCAGCGTCAAGCCCAGCGACCGTCCGGTCGCGGTGGAAGTGGCGCGCGAGCTGCACGACCTCGGCTTCACCCTGGTCGCCACCCGCGGCACAGCCTCGGTGATCGAGGCCGCCGGCATCCCGGTGGCCGTGGTCAACAAGGTCAATGAGGGCCGCCCGCACATCGTGGACATGATCAAGAACGAGGAAATCGCGATGGTCATCAACACGGTGGAAGAGAAGCGCCAGGCCATCACCGACTCGCGCTCGATCCGCACCAGCGCGCTGGCGGCCAAGCTGTCGATCTTCACCACCATCGAGGGCGCGCGCGCCGCGTGCATGGGCATGCGTCACCTGGCGGGCGGGCTCGAGGTCTATTCCGTGCAGTCGCTGCACCAGGAACTGAATCAGCAAGCATGA
- the ftsH gene encoding ATP-dependent zinc metalloprotease FtsH codes for MNNLFKNLAIWMVIGVVLMTVFNQFNARQAPANTMEYSQFLEEAKAGKIARATIDGRVLKATTQEGRSITVYTPGVQDIWMVSDLMRYGVQINASKPEEEQSFLASVFVSWFPMLLLIGVWVFFMRQMQGGGKGGAFSFGKSKARMLDESANSITFADVAGCDEAKEEVFELVEFLRDPSKFQKLGGRIPKGVLMVGSPGTGKTLLAKAIAGEAKVPFFSISGSDFVEMFVGVGAARVRDMFEQAKKQAPCIIFIDEIDAVGRQRGAGLGGGNDEREQTLNQLLVEMDGFEGQTGVIVIAATNRPDVLDPALLRPGRFDRQVVVALPDIRGREQILKVHMRKVPIAPDVDPQVLARGTPGFAGADLANLVNEAALFAARANKRLVDMDDFERAKDKIMMGAERRSVVMPEEERRNTAYHESGHAVVARLLDKTDPVHKVTIIPRGRALGVTMQLPTEDRYSQDRDRLLQTIAVLFGGRIAEELFMKQMTTGASNDFARATDLARRMVTQWGMSDTLGPMVYGEEEGEIFLGRQVTTHRNVSEATMQKVDAEIRSIIDRQYSLARRLLEENRDKVETMTKALLEWETIDADQVNDIMDGRPPRPPKPAGTPSPRPKDDAPGAAPTAAAPAA; via the coding sequence TTGAACAATCTCTTCAAGAATCTCGCGATCTGGATGGTGATCGGCGTCGTGCTGATGACCGTATTCAACCAGTTCAACGCGCGACAGGCGCCTGCCAACACCATGGAGTACTCCCAGTTCCTGGAGGAGGCCAAGGCCGGCAAGATCGCGCGCGCGACCATCGACGGCCGGGTGCTGAAGGCGACGACCCAGGAAGGGCGCTCGATCACCGTGTATACGCCGGGCGTGCAGGACATCTGGATGGTGTCCGACCTGATGCGCTACGGCGTCCAGATCAACGCCAGCAAGCCGGAGGAGGAGCAGTCCTTCCTCGCCAGCGTGTTCGTGTCCTGGTTCCCGATGCTGCTGCTGATCGGGGTGTGGGTCTTCTTCATGCGCCAGATGCAGGGCGGCGGCAAGGGCGGGGCGTTCTCGTTCGGCAAGAGCAAGGCGCGCATGCTCGACGAGTCGGCGAACTCGATCACCTTCGCCGACGTCGCCGGCTGCGACGAGGCCAAGGAAGAGGTCTTCGAACTGGTCGAGTTCCTGCGTGACCCGTCCAAGTTCCAGAAGCTCGGCGGTCGCATCCCGAAGGGCGTGCTGATGGTGGGCTCGCCGGGTACCGGCAAGACCTTGCTCGCCAAGGCGATCGCCGGCGAGGCCAAGGTGCCGTTCTTCTCGATCTCCGGTTCCGACTTCGTCGAGATGTTCGTCGGCGTCGGCGCCGCGCGCGTGCGCGACATGTTCGAGCAGGCCAAGAAGCAGGCGCCGTGCATCATCTTCATCGACGAGATCGACGCGGTCGGCCGCCAGCGTGGCGCCGGCCTCGGCGGCGGCAACGACGAACGCGAGCAGACGCTGAACCAGCTGCTGGTCGAGATGGACGGCTTCGAGGGCCAGACCGGCGTGATCGTGATCGCCGCGACCAACCGCCCCGACGTGCTCGACCCCGCGCTGCTGCGTCCGGGCCGCTTCGACCGCCAGGTGGTGGTCGCGCTGCCCGACATCCGCGGCCGCGAGCAGATCCTCAAGGTGCACATGCGCAAGGTGCCGATCGCGCCCGACGTCGACCCGCAGGTGCTGGCCCGCGGCACGCCCGGCTTCGCCGGTGCCGACCTCGCCAACCTGGTCAACGAGGCAGCGCTGTTCGCCGCACGCGCCAACAAGCGCCTGGTGGACATGGACGACTTCGAACGCGCCAAGGACAAGATCATGATGGGCGCCGAGCGCCGCTCGGTGGTCATGCCCGAGGAGGAGCGCCGCAACACCGCCTACCACGAGTCCGGCCACGCGGTGGTCGCGCGCCTGCTCGACAAGACCGACCCGGTGCACAAGGTCACCATCATCCCGCGCGGTCGTGCGCTGGGCGTGACCATGCAGCTGCCGACCGAGGATCGCTACAGCCAGGACCGCGATCGCCTGCTGCAGACCATCGCGGTGCTGTTCGGCGGCCGCATCGCCGAAGAGCTGTTCATGAAGCAGATGACCACCGGCGCCTCCAACGACTTCGCCCGCGCCACCGACCTGGCGCGCCGCATGGTGACGCAGTGGGGCATGTCCGACACGCTCGGCCCGATGGTGTATGGCGAGGAGGAAGGCGAGATCTTCCTCGGCCGCCAGGTCACCACCCACCGCAACGTGTCCGAGGCGACGATGCAGAAGGTCGACGCCGAGATCCGCAGCATCATCGACCGGCAGTACTCGCTGGCTCGCCGCCTGCTCGAGGAGAACCGCGACAAGGTCGAGACCATGACCAAGGCGCTGCTCGAGTGGGAAACCATCGATGCCGATCAGGTGAACGACATCATGGACGGCCGTCCGCCGCGCCCGCCCAAGCCGGCAGGTACGCCGAGCCCGCGTCCGAAGGACGACGCGCCCGGTGCAGCGCCGACCGCGGCGGCACCGGCTGCCTGA
- the rlmE gene encoding 23S rRNA (uridine(2552)-2'-O)-methyltransferase RlmE has product MKKNKTSRAWVHDHVNDPWVQRAQAEGYRARAAYKLLEIDERDHLLKPGAVVVDLGAAPGSWCQVAVKRCGPKGRVFALDLLPMEAVAGVDFLLGDFTEDSVLEALEARLEGARVDVVLSDMAPNLTGVATVDQARSIHLCELALDFAVRHLKPGGQFVIKVFQGEGFMEYRKQLDAAFTSVQVRKPKASRDRSAEVYLVAKGPRRA; this is encoded by the coding sequence ATGAAGAAGAACAAGACCAGTCGTGCCTGGGTGCACGACCATGTGAACGACCCCTGGGTGCAGCGCGCCCAGGCCGAGGGCTATCGCGCGCGCGCGGCTTACAAGCTGCTCGAGATCGACGAGCGCGACCATCTGCTCAAGCCGGGCGCGGTGGTGGTCGACCTCGGCGCGGCGCCGGGCTCGTGGTGCCAGGTCGCGGTCAAGCGCTGCGGGCCGAAGGGGCGGGTGTTCGCGCTCGACCTGCTGCCGATGGAAGCGGTGGCCGGGGTGGATTTCCTGCTCGGCGACTTCACCGAGGACAGCGTGCTCGAGGCGCTCGAGGCGCGGCTCGAGGGCGCCCGCGTCGACGTGGTCCTGTCCGACATGGCGCCGAACCTGACCGGGGTGGCGACGGTCGACCAGGCGCGCTCCATCCACCTGTGCGAGCTGGCGCTGGATTTCGCGGTCCGCCACCTGAAGCCGGGCGGGCAGTTCGTGATCAAGGTCTTCCAGGGCGAGGGCTTCATGGAATACAGGAAGCAACTGGATGCCGCGTTCACCTCGGTGCAGGTGCGCAAGCCCAAGGCCTCGCGCGATCGCAGCGCCGAGGTCTATCTCGTCGCCAAGGGCCCGCGCCGCGCCTGA
- the yhbY gene encoding ribosome assembly RNA-binding protein YhbY, protein MTELTPAQRRDLRARAHHLNPVVTIAGNGLTPNVVAEIERSLQAHELIKVKVQGAEREQRDVLMQELCAALDAAAVQHIGNILVVWRERREEDKPAAAPEKKPVRAATAKSAAAFAAAARRAALAKASAESRRSPARSPAARSRGPGSGTRGR, encoded by the coding sequence ATGACCGAGCTCACCCCGGCCCAGCGCCGCGACCTGCGCGCCCGCGCCCATCACCTCAACCCCGTGGTCACGATCGCCGGCAATGGCCTCACGCCGAACGTCGTCGCCGAGATCGAGCGCTCGCTGCAGGCCCACGAGCTCATCAAGGTCAAGGTCCAGGGCGCCGAACGCGAACAGCGCGACGTCCTGATGCAGGAACTGTGCGCCGCCCTCGACGCCGCCGCGGTCCAGCACATCGGCAACATCCTCGTCGTCTGGCGCGAACGCCGCGAAGAGGACAAGCCCGCCGCCGCGCCGGAGAAGAAGCCGGTGCGCGCCGCCACCGCCAAGTCCGCCGCCGCATTCGCGGCCGCCGCGCGCCGTGCCGCGCTCGCCAAGGCCAGCGCCGAATCCCGCCGCTCCCCCGCGCGCAGCCCGGCAGCGCGCAGCCGCGGCCCCGGCAGCGGCACGCGCGGGCGCTGA